The sequence TTCCATTGGCAGAAACAACAAATACTGCCGCAGTATCGCGGTCGTATGCGACGGTTGATCGAATATCGCCAATCCTATTACGCTGCCAGATCTGCTGACCATTAGCCTCACTCAAGGCAAAGACACCGTCCACGCCAGCAGCAATGTACACCCTGCCTCCCCCGGTAACCGGCTGAACATTACGCGGTAGGGAGCCATTAGCAGTAACCTTGGCAATCCCACCACTGGCATTCGGGCCGTTCCATGACCAGCGCCAGCGCCAGGGATAGGGAACAGTTTGCGGTGTGTAACCGGTACGCTGAGCATTATGCGCATGCTGACTCCACTCCTCGGATTGGCCACTGCCGGGAAAATCCCGAAATACCAGCGGCAAATATACTGAGACAGTATTTCTCAGGATCGGTACGGAGGTAGACGTCGCAGATTCAGGCCACACAGTTTGTTGAGTTACACTCGAAGGCTGCACCGGATTCTTGCGCTCGAACGACCTACCCTGCATCGTACCTGCGAGAGGTAAGAGCATACCAAGAACTGTTAAGACTACTACGACCTGCAACCATCGAAAAATGTTGCGCCTCATAATAATCTCCGTGATCATTCAGGCAAAACGCCCGATAATGGTGATATGCAGACAACAATCAGACATGTCTGAGCATAGCCTGGTTTAACGAAAGGATAGGACGCTAACTGCAAATGCAAGAATGGAAGCAAAGGTAGATCACAAACTCGCCGAAATGCAACACTGGCTAAACCTATGTGTATGATGATTGATCTTGGGAAACAATGCAATACATTAGCTATTGGACATATTCCCCCAAAATGTGGTAGGATACAGCAGGCTCAGCAAACAGCAAGGAAACAGCGTATGAGTCATCAGGAACATCGCCGCCTTGCCGCAACTCAGACCACAGCAATCCCTTGTGCGGTACTGACCATCAGCGATAGTCGTAGCGAAGCCACCGACGAAAGCGGCCAATACATTCGCACAGCGTTGACGCAAGCCGGCCACAATGTGGTACAATATGCCGTGGTGCGAGATGAGCCGGCCCAAATCGTCGAAATGGTACGACGGTTCGCTGCTGAAGGGTGTAAAGTCATTATTACAAATGGCGGTACTGGTATTTCCCGCCGGGATAGTACCTTTGAAGCGATTGATGCCTTGCTTGAAAAGCGCTTACCCGGTTTCGGTGAAATCTTCCGCATGCTTTCATTCGCCGAGATCGGGCCGGCAGCAATGCTGTCGCGGGCAACAGCCGGTATCATAGGGGGAACGTTGATTTTTTGCCTACCCGGCTCGCCAAACGCTGTGCGGCTTGGAATCGACCGCCTCATCTTGCCCGAACTGGCGCATCTGGTCTGGGAAACTGTGCGCTAATTGCGATTTTCTGTTATAGTATGTGTGTTGTCGTAAAGAGTTGTTCTCTTCGTAGCTGTGAGAAGGAGCCAGAGAACCCATGACGTCAGTAGAAGCCTTCCGCGGCCTGTACTATCCTAATAAGATCGGCCGACTCTGCTTCCTGTCGCTGGAGGAAGTCATGGGTCAGAACGGCGTGAAGGCCTTGCTCCGGCTTGCCGATCTGCAACAGTACATCGATGCCTATCCGCCGAATGACCTCAAGCGTGAGTTCCCCTTCGAGGCCATCTCGAAATATTCAGTGGCTCTCGGTACGATGTACGGACCGCGCGGAGCACGCGGTCTTGAGTTGCGAGCCGGACGAGTGGCTTTCTCGCTTGGTCTGAAGGAGTTCGGGCCGTTGCTTGGCATGGCTGACCTGGCATTAAAATTAATGCCGATCACCATGAAACTCAAGATCGTACTGAACGCCACTGCCCAGACGTTTGATCGTTTCTCCGACCAGTCGAGCCACGTTGAAGAAGAGCGCGGGCGCTTTGTGTACCATATCACCCGTTGCTCGAACTGTATTACCCGCCCAGAACCCGGCCCCGTCTTCTATATTGCCCGCGGCATCCTCGAAGAGGCGACCGCATGGGTCAGTGGTGGTCGGCGCTTTGCGGTTGAACAGTTGTCGTGCATCGGTCAGGGAAACTGCTCGTCATGCGCTTTCGCTATCGGGAAGGATCCACTGGAGTAGAGCTATGCTACGCTGGCTACTCCTAAAGTTGATTCGCTTCTACCAGGTCGCTATCTCGCCTTGGACGCCGCCGAGCTGTATTTATACTCCAACCTGCTCGCACTATGGCTATGAAGCGATCAAGAAGTATGGGGCGCTGCGTGGTGGCTGGATGACGCTGAAGCGGATCGCACGCTGTCATCCCTTTGCCCGTGGTGGCTATGATCCGGTACCGTAGTAGGGACGCATCATTGTGCGTCCCTGTGCTGGTTGACGGCAAAACAATTCTCCGCTGGCATTGCACCACTCACTCTAGCTCGGGTTTGCATACGGTGGTGCCTCCACGCGGAGATTTGGTTGTAGCGTGATCTACCAGCATAGAACGGGCGGGGACATGCTCCTACCTGTGCACGAAGAGATTGCAGGTATTGCATGGTGAGCACATCATTCGGGTTCAGCCCACATTCCTGCGGGTGTAGGAACATCTCTACACGCCGTTACAGATGGGAATCCTGCCCTTACTTTCCTGCGGCAAGCAGGCTCTCATTCCGAGCTTCCCATACTGACCGTGATGATTGTTGCCAGCCAGACCACCGGCAAGAATTTCACCCGTTTATAATCTGATTCGTGCAACTTTTATCACTGCGCTATCGTCTATATGATCAGCCAGTCTGCTGTGCGCCGATCGCAGCATAAGTGTGATGCCCGGAAAGGTATCGCGGGAGTAAGAAACAGTGGCTGAACCATCTCGTGAGACGATTGTGCGCGCCCAACAGGGTGATCAACAAGCACTCACCGAACTAATTATCAGTCAGCAGCATTACGTCTACAGCATTGCGATGAGCGTGCTCAAAAATGCCGATGATGCTGCTGATTTGACCCAGGAAGCATTTATCCGTCTTTTTCGTACCCTTCCACAGTACAACGGTGAGAGCCGCTTTACCACATGGCTGTACCGACTGGTCATTAATTTGTGCCGTGATGAATTGCGCCGACGTGGACGCCAGGTTGCCATTGTGCCACCGGCAACTGACGATGAAGAACTCGATGCTCTGCAAACCATCGCCGATAATGACCGACTGATTGACCCTGCACAGTCGCTCGACCTGAGTCAGTTACGGATCGAAGTACGACGGGCACTAGAACAATTAGAACCGCACTACCGCCTTGTCTTGACCTTGTATTATTTTGAAGATTTGAAATACACGGACATTGCCGAAATCCTTGATCTTCCCCTCAATACGGTTAAGAGTCATATTCGGCGGGGGAAAGAACGGCTGGCTCAATTGCTGCATACAACCGAACCACCGGCAACTCGTGTTGTTGAGCAAGCGGTACGCAAAACTCCCGACGAGCAAATGCTCCAGATCACACCATTACGCCTGTTGCCGGGGTGGGGAAGGAGGTGACAAATGAGTACTCCACTATCTACACCACCACCAGAAGAACTACTCGATGCAGCGTTGCGTCACGAGCTGCGCTGGGAAGCCCCACCCGAATTAACCAATCGTTTGCTGCAACTGGTGCCCGGTACAGTGCCGGTTGTCGTCGCCGAAAACCCACCGCTCCCGCGCTGGCGTTTCTATCTTGCCATTGCGCTGATCGCTGTGCTTACTCTGGCATCGATGCTCGGTGTTTCATACCTGTATCAGCTTGTCTGGTTCCAGTTAGGAGCAGCTCAGTTCGTCGCGCAACTTGAAGTATTGCCGGCTCGTCTGATGCAGACCCTATACGAGACTATGCCATTCGCTCGTGAACTGACGAGCCTGATTGCCCTGATCCGCACGCAATTACACTGGTTGTTACTGGCGCTGGTGCTATGGATTATTCTCGATAACTGGCAGGCAGATTTTCAGGTACGACGCAGCTAAAGTCGTTACAACGTCAGGAGGGGCACAGCGCTGCTGTGCCCCTCTATATACCAGTAAGAAATTATCAACCGCACGTCGTAAGGGACAGTTGATCTCTCTCGAGATGGTGACTAGTATCAAGTTGGCGGCCACATAGCACTGCTGAACCCTTCTGGCACCGTTTTTTTGGAACGGAAGGGAGTTAGGAGAGGGTAAAGTGCCCAGATGTACCGCACCGCGATGCGCAACAGAACATCGTCAGAGACTAATTCAGGCCAAGGCCAATCCGATCACACCAAGTTACGGAAGCATGGTGAGCGGCCCTCACCTTTCCCCTGGCCCCCTTCCTCTCCCCGTCGGGGAGAGGAGGGGAAGGTGGGTAGCGGGGTGAACGTCGCTCACCCAACCTGTCACGCGCAGCGCCTGGCGCTGCCCGCTCGGCAGTGGGAACGTGCGGCAGATGGCGGAACAGAACGTTGGCCACCGAACGCAATGGTCGCAGATGCACGGTACGAGCCTCATGAGAAATCCGAGTTTTTGATCAGGCTCTTGGAGATGTATGGCCTCCCGCCGTTGTTTACGCTACCGGCACTGCCTCGTTCCAAAGATAACTAGCCCATTCTTCTGCCGGATAGACGCGCTGTGGACGGAGCGGATTGATACGCGCATTAAACATTGCCCCTCGTCGCAAGTGCGGCAGACCAGCCTCTTCGACCAACCAGATCACTCGTGCTTCATAGGGACGGTTCGCCGGCGGATAGACCCACAGTGTCAGTTCAACTTCCACTGCTCGCATCAAGATAGCACGCTTATACGAACCGACCATCGTGACCTTTAGTAACTCGGCGCGTACCGGTACCGATGTCGCCAGATCACGTTCCATGGCTTGTTGAATGATAACGCGCCGCCGCTCAAAACGTTTCAGTGCTGTATGTACTGACGGCACCAGCAGCAACGATGTGCTGATAATGGCATACGGCAACATTTGCCCAAGATGTAGTCGCTGCTCGTCACCATTCACGGTACGGCAGCGAAAGGCCAGCACACCGTCACTTCGATCCGGTTGCAGCTCACCAACACAGACAATCGGCCCTATCACACGGGCTAGATCAGGCATAAAGACCAATCCGGTCGTGCCGCAAATAAAACCGAGTAACAGGCTAAGAGCGATCCGTACAAACATAAGGCGCCCCTCCGGTGGAAGAGTGCTGGTTGCCAGGATGACGAGATCGGTCATTATAGTGGCAGTGGGGGCAGACGAGGAACACCGATCTCATTAGTTATGTCTTATTGTAGCACGTCGTCTATACCAGAGCGTATCGAATCAGTGGGCATGTTGGGAACGGGTCAAAAGCTGCTCGATTCGTGCCACCAACCGCTGTAAGCGGATCGGTTTGGCGAAGTAGTCAGTTGCACCGGCCAAGAGACAGCGTTCACGATCACCGGGCATCGCCAGCGCCGTTACCGCAATAATTGGCGTCTGGGCAAACCGCTGATCGGCGCGTAGCCGTTTGATGACCTCAAGCCCGTCGATCCCAGGTATTTGGATGTCCATGATGATCAGGTCGGGATGCCATTCTGTGACAAGCGCCAACGCTTCATACCCGGTATGGGCCACACGCAGTTCATACCCATGGGCGATCAAGTAGTCGCTCAGTATCACTCGATTGGTTTCGTTATCTTCGGCCAGTAAGATGCGGGCAACGGTCGTACGCTGATTGGCATGATCGATGCTCGATGAAGCCATCTTCAGTTCTGAAAGCTGGCTCAACGCTTGCCGCAGCATAGCACGACTGATCGGTTTTACCAAATACGCTGCGGCGCCAGCGGCCAGTCCACGTTCAGGCTCATCAACAACCGATACAATAACAACCGGGATCGGAGCCAGTTCAGGATCTCGTTTCAGGTCGGCCAGTATCTCCCAGCCTGACCGATCGGGTATTTGCAGATCAAGTAAGATCAGATCAGGACGCAGATCTTTTGCCCGTGCAACGGCTTCGTTACCATACGTGACCAAGACCGGTTGAATCTGCAATTCTTCCAGGTAGCGAGCCAACTGATCAGCAGTCGTCACCGAATCTTCGATCACGAGCGCTAACTGCATCTGCGGCACGCTATCAGCCTGTTGTGATTCATCGGTATACAAGACCGGTTGATACGGTAGGGTAACTGTAAATGTGCTACCGACACCCGGCGTACTTTCGACTGCAACGCGACCACCGTGCAGCTCGGTCAGCCGTCGTACCAACACCAGGCCTAGACCGGTTCCTTCATGCTGGCGCCGCAACCCACTATCAAGCTGCAAAAACGGCTGAAAGAGCCGCGATAGGTGTTCAGGCGCAATCCCGATGCCGGTATCACTCACCGCAAAGCTGATCGTTCCCTGGGTAACATCGGTCGTTACCTGCAAGGTCACCGTACCACCAGCCGGAGTAAACTTCACCGCATTACTCAGCAGATTAACCAGAATTTGCTTGAGCCGACGTGGATCGGCGAGAAAACGGGCCTGACGGTCTTCAAGGTGTAACGAAAGTTGAATCTGCTTCTTGTTCGCCTGCTCTCTGATCAAGGCTAAGCTCGCCTCACACACATCACTTGCAGCCACGACTTCCTTTACAACATCCATCCGCCCGGCTTCAATCTTCGCCAGATCGAGGACATCGTTGATCAATGTTAGTAAATGCCGACCACTTGCTTCAAGGGTATGGATTGCGGTTCGCTGTCGTTCACTTAACGGGCCGTACAACTCTTCCAGCAAACTTTCGCTCAGAGCCAGAATTGAGTTCAGCGGCGTGCGCAACTCGTGGCTCATGTTGGCCAGAAATTCATCTTTAGCTCGTGCCGCACGGGAAAGCTCGGCATTCGCCAGCCGCAACTCGGCTGTACGCTCAGCAACTCGTTGTGCTAACAAATCGCGCTCGATCTGTAATTCCTGTTCTGCAAGACGCCAGTCGGTTATATCACGAATAATCGCAATTGCTTCGGCGCTCAACGGATTAGCTTTGATCCGAGCCTCGAAAAAACGCTCGCGATCAGCAATCGACAAGCAATATTCTAGCGTTTGTAATTCACCGCTTGTAAACGCTGCTTGCAATGAAGCCCGATACTGAGCACCAACCGCGGGCGGAAAGACCTGATCAATTGGACGATTAAGAATCTCTGCCGGTGCAGCGGAGGTAAAAACGGATGGTGTTGCGGCGATGTCGATAACGAGACCATCGTCACGCAACCGCAACACAAGATCGGGGAGCGCACTTACTATCAGATGGTTACGTTGTTCACTTGCTCGCAATTGCGCCTCTTGTTGCCCAACGACAATCGCGAAGGCAATATCCTGGGCCAATTCGTTGAGCAAACGTAGTTCGTCGGTATCAAAAAAACCTGCCTGATCGGCGTAGAGGCTGAATGTAGCATAGACCTCATCATTGACCAGCAACGGAAAACTCGCTGATGAGCGATACCCAATCTGCATGGCGATGTCACGCCAGGATGCCGTTAATTGATTCATCGCTAGATCGTTTATGATCACCGGTTCACGTCTTAAAAATGCCTGCACTGTCGGACAGGCGCTATCGTCAGTTATCTTGAAATCAAACTGAACGAGGTAATCTCTTGCTTCACCAGCGACGGCCACCGGCTCGATTCGCTGTTCGACGAGGTCTGGTCGGCCAATCCACGCCATCCGAAATCGACCTTCTTGAACAGCAATCTGACACACGGCGGTGAAGATGCGTTGTGGATCACGTTCACGGATGATCGTCTGGTTAATGGCACTTAACAACGCATAGGTACGCATCAGTCGTCGCTGACGTGCTTCGTGCTGTTGCCGTAGCGCAACGAAGAGAAAAAAGACTACAACGCTGGCCATAACCAGCACCGAACTCTGGATGGCGTTGATATTAGACCAGGGACGTGGATAACCAGAACCAGGCCGAAAGACAAACTGCCAGGAACGACCGTAGCGTTCAATCTTTCTGATGATCGCTGCCTCACGGATATATGTCTCCAGATCGACAATGACGGTTGGAGATTGAACCCTCCTACCCGACAGATAAGCCAGTGGCCGGATCGAAGAATCAGTTGTATCAACCAGTAGCAATTCCATATCAGGAATATCTATCGGTTGCAGGGCTTGTTCCATCATCACGTCCGGCGATACAAGCATCGTAATAATGCCACGGATTCGCTCCTGACGTGCTGCGACGGTCGGTGGAAACGGGCCAGGCCTATACACCGGTGCGATCAACAGCACTGCTGGCGTCATAACATCCGTAAGATACGGTCGAATTGGAGCCGTCATCATGACACGGCCGCTGTCACGAGCCTGCACAATGGTATCGCGACGTATTGGCTCTACAAGCATATCCAACCCAAGCATGGCCCGCCGCCGCGCAAACGGCTCAACGTAAGTCAGAGGATAATACTCATCGCGAACCGCAGCCGGTGGGCCAGGTACTCCTGGTTCGCGAATGGAAAAATCAGGGATGCCATTTTCGCGTATCTGACGCTCGAAGAACAAACGCTCTGCCTGAGTAACACGCGGCGCCCATCCTACCGATTGCAAGGCGGG comes from Chloroflexus sp. Y-396-1 and encodes:
- a CDS encoding molybdenum cofactor biosynthesis protein B → MSHQEHRRLAATQTTAIPCAVLTISDSRSEATDESGQYIRTALTQAGHNVVQYAVVRDEPAQIVEMVRRFAAEGCKVIITNGGTGISRRDSTFEAIDALLEKRLPGFGEIFRMLSFAEIGPAAMLSRATAGIIGGTLIFCLPGSPNAVRLGIDRLILPELAHLVWETVR
- a CDS encoding 4-vinyl reductase yields the protein MTSVEAFRGLYYPNKIGRLCFLSLEEVMGQNGVKALLRLADLQQYIDAYPPNDLKREFPFEAISKYSVALGTMYGPRGARGLELRAGRVAFSLGLKEFGPLLGMADLALKLMPITMKLKIVLNATAQTFDRFSDQSSHVEEERGRFVYHITRCSNCITRPEPGPVFYIARGILEEATAWVSGGRRFAVEQLSCIGQGNCSSCAFAIGKDPLE
- the yidD gene encoding membrane protein insertion efficiency factor YidD translates to MLRWLLLKLIRFYQVAISPWTPPSCIYTPTCSHYGYEAIKKYGALRGGWMTLKRIARCHPFARGGYDPVP
- a CDS encoding RNA polymerase sigma factor is translated as MAEPSRETIVRAQQGDQQALTELIISQQHYVYSIAMSVLKNADDAADLTQEAFIRLFRTLPQYNGESRFTTWLYRLVINLCRDELRRRGRQVAIVPPATDDEELDALQTIADNDRLIDPAQSLDLSQLRIEVRRALEQLEPHYRLVLTLYYFEDLKYTDIAEILDLPLNTVKSHIRRGKERLAQLLHTTEPPATRVVEQAVRKTPDEQMLQITPLRLLPGWGRR
- a CDS encoding response regulator is translated as MIRLPRSTLIGLGLVYAIAIWVGAQPLLIQRGIPFIWVAAGVAMGGALVAGNQFLPIILVGAFLGYTAVFAQLGLDGTRVIVIAVGLALSAVAQAWLGSWLVHRFVKALPPLSLWRSLYSCGLLALAILPTSFIAVVILVAVQVPMVAGAPTTLWQWWLNVITGVWFIAPWIVVGFQRQAQRTADLLVWPVASLLLALMLFSLQLIWRDALQQYERQLQTDATEIVNLIDDRLTRYEQEVQSVQGLFAASQQIEQTEFSTFSRSLLEQLPALQSVGWAPRVTQAERLFFERQIRENGIPDFSIREPGVPGPPAAVRDEYYPLTYVEPFARRRAMLGLDMLVEPIRRDTIVQARDSGRVMMTAPIRPYLTDVMTPAVLLIAPVYRPGPFPPTVAARQERIRGIITMLVSPDVMMEQALQPIDIPDMELLLVDTTDSSIRPLAYLSGRRVQSPTVIVDLETYIREAAIIRKIERYGRSWQFVFRPGSGYPRPWSNINAIQSSVLVMASVVVFFLFVALRQQHEARQRRLMRTYALLSAINQTIIRERDPQRIFTAVCQIAVQEGRFRMAWIGRPDLVEQRIEPVAVAGEARDYLVQFDFKITDDSACPTVQAFLRREPVIINDLAMNQLTASWRDIAMQIGYRSSASFPLLVNDEVYATFSLYADQAGFFDTDELRLLNELAQDIAFAIVVGQQEAQLRASEQRNHLIVSALPDLVLRLRDDGLVIDIAATPSVFTSAAPAEILNRPIDQVFPPAVGAQYRASLQAAFTSGELQTLEYCLSIADRERFFEARIKANPLSAEAIAIIRDITDWRLAEQELQIERDLLAQRVAERTAELRLANAELSRAARAKDEFLANMSHELRTPLNSILALSESLLEELYGPLSERQRTAIHTLEASGRHLLTLINDVLDLAKIEAGRMDVVKEVVAASDVCEASLALIREQANKKQIQLSLHLEDRQARFLADPRRLKQILVNLLSNAVKFTPAGGTVTLQVTTDVTQGTISFAVSDTGIGIAPEHLSRLFQPFLQLDSGLRRQHEGTGLGLVLVRRLTELHGGRVAVESTPGVGSTFTVTLPYQPVLYTDESQQADSVPQMQLALVIEDSVTTADQLARYLEELQIQPVLVTYGNEAVARAKDLRPDLILLDLQIPDRSGWEILADLKRDPELAPIPVVIVSVVDEPERGLAAGAAAYLVKPISRAMLRQALSQLSELKMASSSIDHANQRTTVARILLAEDNETNRVILSDYLIAHGYELRVAHTGYEALALVTEWHPDLIIMDIQIPGIDGLEVIKRLRADQRFAQTPIIAVTALAMPGDRERCLLAGATDYFAKPIRLQRLVARIEQLLTRSQHAH